Genomic DNA from alpha proteobacterium U9-1i:
GATGATGATCCGACAGCACAACTCATTTTGGAAGGAATGATGGATGACATGGCGGGCGAGGAACTGCGTGAGCTGACGGGCCTCGACAAGGTGGCGTATGACAGCAAACGCAAAGCCATCCGCCGCAAAATTACCAAGCACTATCCCAATGGATGGAAGCCATGACCGGGAAAGGCGACAAAGAGCGCATTGCGCTAAGCCGATTGGCAAATGCTCTTACGGACGACATCTTGAATGCCTCGGATGAAGACATTCTGGCTGAACTACAAGACGCTGGAGGAGATCCGGCGAAGAATGCCGACGATATGAGGGCGTTGTTCGAGAAGACGGTCTTGCTGGCCAACAAGAAGCGATTAAGCGCGGCAAAGGCTGGCGCGGCATCCGTGCGGGAAGTGTTTGCGCCGCCGGTTTCGTCTGCAGTCGATATTGGGGCTGCTAGAGCACGTCTTCGAAAGATCATTGAGACGCCGGGCGGAGCGCACAAAGTTACTTTAGCCGCGCGCAAAGAAAGCGAGATGTCTGACTCCGACGTGATGGGGATGCTCGATGATCTGGTCGAACTCGGCATTCTGTCGCGACCGAACGACGCCGAGAGCGACTGATCGCAATGTCACCTGCGGAGCGACTGCTGCAAGAATTGGGCGTGACGGACCCCAAGGAAATCGATTTGGAGGCGATAGCATTCCACGTCAAAGCACGGGTCCGCTACCGCGCGCTGGAAGGATGCGAGGCGCGAATTGTCGGCAATGAGCGCGAGGCGATCATTACTGTAAACTCTGCCAGTTCGGCGCGGCGCCAAAGATTTTCCATTGCCCACGAATTGGGCCATTGGCACCATGACCGTGGGAAGTGCCTTGCGTGCCGCTTGGAGGACTACCGTCCCAGTGAAACGCGCTCGCCGGAGCGGGTCGCTGACGGCTACGCCGCCGATTTGTTGATGCCGTACTATCTATTTCGGCCGCTGGCCCGAGAGATCGGGAAGCCGAACTTCAAAACCGTAGCGGCGCTGGCCGAAATATTCAAAGCAAGCAAAGTCGCGACAGCCATTCGGCTGGTGGAGAGCAATCAGGCGCCAACCATTCTTGTTTGTCATGGGTCGAATGGCCGTAAGTGGTTCACGCGGGCACAGAGCGTGCCGAAGAAATGGTTTCCGCAGGATAGCTTGCACAGCGACAGCTATGCCTTCGGGATTCAGTTCGGAAACAGCTCGGATGATGCGACGCCGCACAAAATCGGCGCTGATGCTTGGTTTGATCGCCGCGATGCAGATCGCTTTGAGGTGTTCGAGCAAACGATACGGATGAGCGCCCAGGAGACGCTTACCCTGTTGCAGATTAACAATGGAAAGATGCTCGAAGACTGAAGAGTGGTCGAGCGCGGGGGCTTGCCTAGCGTCGATGTGGGCAAGCGCGCGGGCTCAGAAGCGATCCCTCTGCGACAAAAACATAGTCGCGTTTGTTCGTGGCAAAAATTCTTCCGCTCGCCGTGTTCGGGTTGGAACGAAGAGTGCCGTAGATACGAACTCGTGATCGGCACGTCTGGCAATATGCCGTCTTATCGTCCAGCACGCCGTTCCAGCGACCGATGGTGTGCCCTTTGTCGGTCAGAAGGGATTCGTACCGCTTGCGCAGCGCTAGATGCTCGGGAAAGTCTGCCATCTGGGCCTTAGCAGACGCCGCTCTTGCGCAGTTCCCATCCGCGGTAGACGACAAATGCGTCGTCCGCACGGATCGCGCATGGTGTTGGCGTCAAGCCGGTCTCATTCAAGAAGGCGGACCACAAATCGCTTTCCAGAAAGGCACCATCAGCACCACCATCGTCGATCATTTGGTCTACAATGTTGCGCGCAGTCATCCCAAACTCCTCCGACTCGATGGAGGACGCTATCGGTTAATAAAGAGTGGATGTTACCGGGTATGATCGCTGGCGGCGCCGAAGCGACGCCAGCGATCGGCCCTCATGCCGCCTCAGCGGTGTCGGCCATGCCCTTCGAGCGCACATGGCCTTCGCCGGGATCGATTGCGACGAAGACCTTGCCGGTCCATTTGCCGGACGCCTTGTCCTTCCAGCGGTCGTGACGGAGCTGCCCGGAGATGTCGGCGATGACGCCGGCGCGCATCGCCTTGGCTGAGGCTGCCGCCTTTGGACAGTTGATCTCGACGGTGAAGCGATCGGCGCGTTCGCCGCTTGGCGCCTCGATCCAGAGTGAGACGATTTCGATGGTTCCGCCGCGCGCTTCGATGGTGCGGATCTTGGGGGCGTCGACGAGTTTGCCGATGAGAGTGACGCGGTTGGTCATGAGAAGAGCTCCGTAAGCGTTTCCGGCTGATCCCGGAGCCGCGGGGCTCGCCCGCGACGGCGCTTAAAGCGCCCGGCCATTGAGGCGGGACGCGCAAGGAGAAAATGGTGGGGCCCGCGTTCGCGCGGTACGCGCGGACCGATAGCCCGCGCGAGCGGGGCGGGGAGACGATTTTCTCCTTGCGCGTCCCGCCGGCCGGGCGGTCATGGCGACGGCGCGGGTGAGCCTCGCGGCGGCTGATCGGATGAAGGGCTCGGGGGTATAGTTCCAAACCGACTGGCTATTGGCGCCTTTGACGATCCGCCGCTTGATGGCGCGTTCCGGTCGGGCGCCGCGCTTGTTGCATGCTGCGTCAGCAGCCGCACTCGCCCGCCTGAATCGGCGGACACTTCACGTCGCCATAGGAGCAGAACACACAGCAATCTCCCCGCTTCGGCCGCAGAAGCGCGCCGCAGCCCTTACAATCGTAGAAGAACTGGCATGCATCCGTGGGCATATGTTCACGCTGACGATGGCCGCACGCGGGGCAGGTGATCGTGGAGTCTGGAATGGTTTCGCTCATCGGCCGCGCACCCAGGCCAATAGCTCTCGTTCGTAGAACGGCATGGAATAGGCGCCCGCAACCAGGAGCGCTGCGACTATGAGAAGGACCAGGACGCGAGGGCGTGGCCTGCGTCCACCCCAGAAAGCGGCGACAAAGCCTGCAACGATGAGAATGGCGGTCAAAGCGAGGAGATAGGGCTTTGCCTGCGCAAAGATCCCGAGTTGCGCCACTAGCGCCGTGCTGACGCCGGCTTGCACCAGCAAGATTGGCAATACGCAGCAGGACGCGCCGACCAGCGCGGCTAGGCCGGTGACAACTCCGCCGCCCGCAAACAACCCGCCTGATGGGCGGTGAACCTCGGTATCCTTTTCCATGGCTCAAGCGTAGAACCTGTAGTGGCTACAGGAGCAAGAGGTATGCCGACCATTGGCGAAGTGAGCGCGGGCTCGGGCGTGCATGTCGAGACGATCCGCTATTATGAGCGCATTGGCCTGATGCCGAAGCCGGCGCGCTCCGCCAATGGGCGACGCTCTTATGACGCCAACGCTGCGGCGCGGCTCGGCTTCATCCGCCGCGCGCGCGATCTGGGTTTTGCGCTTGCCGACATTTCCGCCTTGTTATCGCTTGCAGACAACAAGGCAGCTTGCCGCGACGCGCATGCGCTCGCCACCCGGCACCGGGACGCTATACGGGTCAAGATCAAGGAGCTCAGACGGCTTGATCGGCTTTTGTCTGGAACGACAGAACATTGCACGCGAAGCCCGGCGGCGCCTTGCCCCATCATTGAAGTGCTGACAGGCATGCAGAGCGAGTAGGCGTCGCCGGTGGTCAAGCGATTTGACCGCTCTCATGGGCATCCGTGGCGCTGGCTGTCGAGCAGTCAGGCGGGGCCGGCTTTGTCCAGCAGCCAATCGACAGCGGTCTGCGCCTGAGCCGCTGCGGACAGGAACGCGCGCTTGTCGTCCTTCAGCAGTTTCATCCAATGCCCCACATATGAAGCGTGATCAGTAAGGTGGTCGGGCGGCAGATTGAGATGTGCGCCAAGAATGGACGCGCCGATTTCGGCGACAAGTTCTTCGGCCGCCAGTGCGTGCGCGCTGAAGCGCTTGGACATATCGCGGCCGACGCGATGCGCGGCGCCCGTTGCATGTACGGCTTCGTGGTTCAGCGTGGCAGCATAATGATCTGCGGAGTCGAACGCCGCCAAAGGCGGCATGCCGATCACATCCTTGGACGGAATGTAGCAGGCGATGTCCTGGGTCAGGATGCGTTTGATATCGAGTTTGGCGAACCAGGCTTCATGCTCGGCGATAGGAAGAATGTCGGTCTCGGGCGAAGCTGGAAAAAACCGCTCCGGCAATCCTTCGATCTGCTCGGCGTTGAACGCGGTGAAAAACTTGAGAAAGCGAAAGCTGTCTTCCACCTTCTCGCCGGCGCTGTTGTCGCGCGTCTTCTTGGCCTGTCCGTAATAGACGACCATCTCGCCACGCTCGCCCTTGCGGACATGGGCGCCGATCTGGTTCGCCTGGCGCAGCGTGATCCAATAGGGCGACGCATAGCCCTTCGCGACGGCGGCGCTCCACAGCATGATGACGTTCACGCCGCGATAGTTCTCGCCGGTGGCGCGGCGCGGCAGCGCGAGCCCCGTGCGTGCACCATCCCATGGTTTGCGCCATGGCATGACGCCCCGCTCCAGTTCGGCGAGGATCTTCGTGGTGATTTCAGACGCAACGTCGCGTCGCTGTGCATCGATCTTGGTATGAATGGTCATGTGTTTCATCCTCCGAAAACAAGTGCGCCGCCGGTGGCCCGGCGGCGCGTGAGGGTTGAAAGAGGCGTTGAGGCTCAGGCGGCGTCGGCTTCGGCGAGCGCTTTTTGTCCGGCTGATGTGACGACCAACGCGCCGGCGCGCGGTGGTGTGATCAGAACATCGGGCAGCCAATCCTTGAGCTGTCGCAACGCCACGCGCGCGAGATCGGTGCGTTTCATCTTGGTGAAAGCGGCGATCTTCGGCTTGCGCGCGCGCTCCGACAGTTTGGCCATGGCTGGTGCGGTTGAGAGCGCTTCAAGCGTGTAGGCTTTGGGCGCTTTCTCCCAAAACGTGCTCGATGCTTCCCAATGACGGCCCATGTCCAGATCGAGCACGGCCGCGAGTTCGTCCGCGGTCGCCTGCGTGCGGTCCGCTGAAGGGGAAGCGCCATCGTGCGTGACATCGATGGTCTCCGCCATGAAGAGGGCGAGCAGTTCGATCAGCTTCTCGGCTGGCTCGCTCGCAAGGCGCCCCAGGTCAGCGTCCGCGTAGGCGGTCGCGGCTTCGGTGCGTGCCTGCTGAAAACGATCATCGTCATCGAAGCCGACAGGCGAGATTGCGACCCCAAGCCCTGGCACGTCTGCGCGCGCCGCACTTCGGCGGATGAACGCCAGAACGCTGAAGGCGAGCGCGATATGTGGACGGCCGGCGAGTTCAGCGCGCAGCGCGCGCGTGCGTGCGGCGGTCAGTCCCTCGACAAGTGATTTCGGCAGAGTTGGCGTTCTCGTAAGTGCTTCTAACGATGAATCGCACGCGTCGGGCGCGGCGTCGGACTCGACCGCGCGCAGTTTGCGGATCGCCTTGAGGTCGCCGCGCTTGATGAGGCCGCGCGTGATGATGGGCTCGCCATTGCGGTCGATGGTCACGACTGCGCCGGCGTGCGCCATCTCGGCCTTGTCCCAATCCTGGTGCGACTGCTGCAACGCATCGAGTTGCGCTTCCGCCGCGTCGCGGACCGTCCACAGCGCCTCATTGTCGGCATCGGCTTCAAGCTGATTGTCGAGCGTTTCGACCTCGGCTTCGAGGTTTGCGACGGCCTCGCTTTCTTCCTGCGTCAGCGCCCGCGTACGCGGGCGCACGCGCTCGTTCGCGCAGCCTTCGATCTGCCCATGGAGCAATTGCGCTTCCACCCACGCCCAGCCCTCGGCGGCCAGGCTTTCGCGCATTTCTTCGATGCGCTCCGCCGCCAGACGCTGGAGGAGTTCACCATCCTCAAGGAAGGCGATGCCATCTTCGAACAGATCGCGCACGATCCGCCCGCCGGCAGCTTCATAAGTCTCCAGTCCAACGAAGCGCGCCAGCCGGTCGGTCGCGGGTGCGCGACCGCCGGAAAGCGCGTTGCGGATGCTGGGCGCGTGGGTGATGGGCTTGGGGGCTTGCTTGAACAGGCGCTCCTGGGCGCCGTGATCATCCGTCAAACAGAATGCCCGCGCGACATCGAGGGTGAGATCGCCTTTGCGGTAGGCAGCACGGATCTTCGGGGAGAGGCGGCCCAGGGCCAGGCGCTGTTCGACATGGCGCACGCTTGCGCCGAACCGCTCGGCAATGGCCTCGACGCTCATGGCGTCATCGACGAGGCGCGCGAACGCTTCCATCTCGTCCATGGCGTTCATGGCGACACGTTGGACGTTTTCGGCGAGAGACGCTTCCGCGCTCAGCTCCGGTTCGATGATCGTGCAGGGCGCCGTGAAATCGCGCGCAAGCCTGCCTTGCTTGATGAGAAGCCGCAGCGCCGCCAGCCGGCGTGATCCGGCGACGACGGCGTAGCGATCGCCATCGGCGCGCACGACCGAGAGATTTTGCAAGAGGCCATGTGCGGCGATGGAAGCGGCAAGCGCATCGATATCGGCGCGCTTGTCTGTGCGGCGCACATTGTCTTCGTGCACGATGAGTTTGCTGACCGGGACGAAGCAGGTGCGTTGCGTTGCGGCGCCGGTGTCGAGAGTTTCGGTTGTCATGGGATCGCTCCAGAAGGTGAGCGGCGGCCGTTTCGGTCCGCCGGGGCCGCGCGTCGCGGCCTTTTCCTCCTGGCCCGCGCCTGAAGCCGGCCGGGTCGAGGGCTTCAGAGCGTCAGCGTCCCTCGACGCGGGCGGCTGCGCGGGCGATGTGCGTTGGTCGCGGCGCGTGGACCCGGCTGATTCGCGTGCAGCTCAACTGCTTAAGGCGGGTGGCTGTCCTCAAAGACTCAACCGAAAGTGGGCGCGGTGGGGACGTGAAGATGACGCGCGCGCTGACCGAACACTTGGGCAGGGTAGAAGCGTGACCGGGCGGCGGTCGCATACGCCGCCGCTGTACGCGCCGAACGGGGCGCGCCTCGATGATGTCGATCTGGAGTTGCTTCGCCGTTTGAAGGCGGACGCCCGCATCCAGAATCAAACGCTCGCGCGGGCGTTGGGCTTGTCGCCAAGCGGATGCTTGAAACGCGTGCGTCGCTTGGAGGACGCTGGCGCGATCAAGGCCTACGTTGCGATTGCAGAAGAGAGCATGTTTGCGTCCTGGTCGATGCTGTGGGTGAGCATCAAATTACGTCGTCGGGCTCACAAGCGGCGCGACGTGTTTGAAGCGGCATTGCGTGCGACGCCGGAAGTCACGGAGGCGCACAGCGTCGCTGGCCGTTTTGACTACATCCTCAAAACGGCATTGCCATCGGTGTCGGCGTGGGACGCTTTGCGTGAGCGCCTCGATCCCGAAAACGGGTTCATCAAATCCGTCGATGTCGCGCCGGGATTGCGCACCGCAAAGGAGAAGAGTCCTCATCCTCTGCTCTGTTTGCGCGAGCCAACTTAGTCGTCGCGAAAGCCGCTCACCAGTCTTCCATCTGGAGGGGCGCTATCGTTCGCGCCCGCTCAACTCACCGCAGGCGCTAATTCTCACGCTGACGCACCGTGCATGCGCTGCTGCGCCGAGACGTCGCAAAGCTTGCAGTCAATGCCTGATGGGCGGACTGGCGTGCATTGAGTGCGCGATTGGCCCATCCGTGATGAATCGGCTGCACAAAGTCGTTGCGGTGCTAGCTTTGGCGACATGCACGCAATGCGCGCATCGGATTCACTAAGCCGCGAGGTCAGCATGACCCTTCGTCGGCAGGGGCGGGATAGGCTCGCGCTGCCGGTCGAGGCCATTCGCTTATGCAGCGGGCTGGAGTCGCATTGCTGGGTTCGGCGCTGATTGCGCTCACCGGGCTTTGGCTCGCCACCGCCTTCATTGCCGACGTGTTCTCCCATCAGCGCGCTCTTGGCGCTCCGCTTCTGATGTTTGGCGGGACGCCAGTCTATGCGCCCTGGGCGGTTCTGGCATGGACGAGCGCGTATGCGGAAGCGTTTCCGAAACCATTTTCGGTGGCGCGCCTCATCGTCTTTGGCGCTTTCGTGCTCACGCTCATTCCGATTGTCGCCGCCGCGCGCGGCAAGCTCGGCGTCAAACCCTTCGGCGCCAAAGCGTGGGGTGCGGCGGACGATGCAAAGGCCGCTGGACTGCTCGCCGACACCGGCGCCGTGCTGGGCAAGTTCGGGCGAGAGATACTGTGCTTCGACGGTCCTGAGCATCAGCTCCTCATCGGCGCGTCCCGATCCGGCAAGGGCAGAGGCCAGGTCGTGCCGACGCTTCTGGCGTGGCCGCACTCGGCGCTGGTGCTCGACGTCAAGGGCGAGCTCGCCGACGGCGATGCGCGCCATCGCTTTCCGGGCACAGCGGGTTTCCGCGAAAGTCTGGGTCCGGTCATGCGCCTCGCGCCGACGCGTCTGGACTCGACCTCGTTCAACCCGCTGTATGAAGTGCGCAAGGGGCCGAACGAAGTCCGTGACGTCCAGAACATCGTAGAGATCCTCGTCGATCCGCAGGGCGATGGGCGCCATCAGGATTTTTGGGACCGCTCGGCCAAGACAATCCTCGTCGGCGTCATCCTGCATGTGCTGTACGCCGAGCCGCCAGAACGAAAGACGCTGGCGGTGGTGCGCGAGAAGCTGCGCGATCTCGATGCGACCGCGCAAGTGATGAAGTCCACTTTGCATAGGCTCAATGCGGCGACAAACCAGCCGGAGGTGCATCCCGAAGTGTTGCACGCGGCGGAATCGTTTCTCGCCGGGGAAGAGCGTCTGCAGAGCGGGGTGAAAGCGACGGCGGAGAGTTTCTTCGGCCTGTTCGCCGACGAGATCGTCGCCCGCAACACGGCGACATCCGACTTTCGCATCGGCGATCTGATGTGTGGGCCGAAACCTGTGACGCTCTATTTGCAGCCGCCGCCTTCGGATGCGCAGCGGCTGATGCCCTTCCTGCGTCTCGTCATCAATCAGTTCGCCCGCGCGCTGATGGAGCATCAGGAGAAGGACGCGCAAGGGCGGCCAAAGCGCCACCGCCTCATCCTTGTGCTCGATGAATTTCCCATGCTCGGACGCATGCCGTTCTTCGAGACCATGATGGGCGCGATGGCGGGCTATGGCCTGAAGGCCTTCCTCGTCACGCAGAGCCTCAATCACCTGACCAAGGCCTATGGCCGCGAGAATGTCATTCTCGACAACGTCCATATCGTTACGGCGTTTTCGGCCGCCGACAACGACACCGCAAAGCGCATCGCCGAGATGGCGGGCGAAGTGTGGGAATTGCGCGAGAGCGAGACGCATACGCGCCCGAGATCAATGCTTGGATGGCGCAAGGGCTCGACCACAGTTCGCGAGGAACGTCGTCCGCTTCTCCTGCCTGCCGATGTGCGTTCTTTGCCGCGCGATGAAGAGCTGATCTTTGTCTCCGGCGCCAAGCCCATCCGCGCCAAGAAACTCAAATTCGACCAGGAGGGCGTCTTTGCTGAGCGTCTTCGTCCGGCATCGGGCGAACGGCCAAAACTCACGACAACACATGATTGGGCGCAAGTGCGCGCGCTTGGGACAATTCCGCAGGTGGTGAAGCCGCCAAAGGCCAAGCCTGCGATGTCTCAGCCGCTCGCGGGTCAGCCCGATCTTTTTGCGCATGCCGCGACGCGGCCAACCAAAATTTCCGATGCAGCCATGTCGGGCTTTCGCGCCGCAGACGGAACGGCGTTGGCGCATCCGGCGAGCGCTTCAGCGCCACCGCCAGCCGCGATTGACGCCCCGCCTGCCGAAACGCCGCGGCGTCGGCGTCAGGCCAAGGGAATCTGATCCATGGCCGCGCGCAAACTCACCGTCTATCTGCCGCCGAGCCTCGACGCCAAGGTGCGCAAGGCCGCGCGCGACCAGCACCGTTCGGAATCGAGCATTGTTCTCGAAGCGCTCAAGGCGCGGCTCGAACGCGGCGACGCCACCAACGCCGTCATCGAGGAAAGCGCGCGCCGTCAGCTTTCGCGCGTCGATGCGCGGCTTGAGAAGGTGATTGGCGAGGGGCTCATCCTCAAGGAGATCGTGCTGCTCTTCGTCCGTGTCTGGCTGGAGCACAATCCACCGATCGATGAGCATCTGGAGGAAGACGCCGCCGCCAGCGCCGAGGCGCGCTTCGAGCGCTTTCTCGATTTCGTGGCGCAGGGGTTGTCGCCGGGAAAATCGCTGGGCGCTGTGTTCTCTTCGGAGTCAGCAGAGGCCGCTGCCGATCGGACTGAGGAGGCGATGGCGTGAGCACTGGCGCTATTCCGCTGGTGACGGCGCGCCGGCGTTCGGCGCTGGCGCGGGCGCTTGGCCCCGCGATCGCCGAAGCGCTTGACGCGGCCGACGTGGTGGAGGCGCTGATCAATGCCGATGGCCGCCTCTGGCTCGATCGGATTGGCGCCGGTCTTGTTGCAACGCCGCACACGCTCTCGCCGCAGGACCGTGAAGCTGCGATCCGCCTTCTGGCGCATGAGGCGGGCGAGATCGTCGGCGAGGCGCACCCATCCTTGCAGACGATTTTGCCTGACAGCGCCGCGCGCGTGCAGGCCTTGCTGCCGCCGCTCGTTGACGCGCCGGTGCTCGCGATCCGCAAGCGGCCGCGCGCGGTCTATACGCTCACCGAATATGTTGACGGCGGCATCGCCACGCCCGCTCAGGCCGAAATGCTCTCCGCTGCGGTCGCGGCCAAGCGCAACATCATCGTCGCCGGCGGCACTGGCTCTGGCAAGACGACGCTTCTGAACGCGCTTCTGGCGGAGGCGCCGTTCCTTTCATCCCGTGTGGTCATCCTCGAAGACACCGCCGAACTGCAATGCGGAAGCCCCAATGCGGTTCAGCTTCTCACCAAGCGCACCGATCCGCCAATCACCATGCGCGATCTTGTGCAGATGACGCTCCGCCTCCGGCCGGATCGCATCGTGGTCGGCGAGGTCCGCGACGGCGCAGCGCTTGAGGTTCTCAAAGCCTGGAACACGGGTCATCCGGGCGGGCTGCTGACGCTACACGCCAATTCCGCGGCCGATGCACTGATGCGGCTGGAAGATCTTTGCATGGAAGCGCGCGCAACGCCGCCGAAGCGTCTCATCGCCAGCGCCGTCGACATCATCGTGTTCATCGCCCGCCGCGAAGGCGGGCGCGTCATCACCGAAATTCTGCAGGCGGACGAGGTCCGGGGAGAGGGAGCATGAAGTCAATACGTCTTACACGCATCGCGACAATCGCTGTTGCGATGCTCGCTTTGGCCGCGCCGGCTTATGCCGCCGGCTCCGGCATGCCCTGGGAAGGGCCGCTCGAACAGATCGTCGATTCCATAACGGGGCCTGTGGCGCGCGCCGCCGCCGTCATCGCCATCGTCATCGCCGGCGTCACCATCATCTTCTCCGAGGGCGGGGGCGGCGTCAGGAAGCTCGCCTTCGTGGGGCTGGGCATCGCCATCATGTTCGCGGCGGTGTCGTTCTTCCTCGACTTCTTCGGCTTTGCCGGCGGCGCGGTGATTTAGCCGATGTCGCTCGCCGCAGATATCGAGCCCGAAGGCTATCGCATCCCGCTCAGGACTTCGCTCACGCGACCTATCCTTATGGGCGGCGTGCCGCGCAATTTCGCGATCCTCAACGCGACGATTGGCGCGGCG
This window encodes:
- a CDS encoding heavy metal resistance transcriptional regulator HmrR, giving the protein MPTIGEVSAGSGVHVETIRYYERIGLMPKPARSANGRRSYDANAAARLGFIRRARDLGFALADISALLSLADNKAACRDAHALATRHRDAIRVKIKELRRLDRLLSGTTEHCTRSPAAPCPIIEVLTGMQSE
- a CDS encoding antirestriction protein: MTIHTKIDAQRRDVASEITTKILAELERGVMPWRKPWDGARTGLALPRRATGENYRGVNVIMLWSAAVAKGYASPYWITLRQANQIGAHVRKGERGEMVVYYGQAKKTRDNSAGEKVEDSFRFLKFFTAFNAEQIEGLPERFFPASPETDILPIAEHEAWFAKLDIKRILTQDIACYIPSKDVIGMPPLAAFDSADHYAATLNHEAVHATGAAHRVGRDMSKRFSAHALAAEELVAEIGASILGAHLNLPPDHLTDHASYVGHWMKLLKDDKRAFLSAAAQAQTAVDWLLDKAGPA
- a CDS encoding putative plasmid stabilization protein, translated to MTTETLDTGAATQRTCFVPVSKLIVHEDNVRRTDKRADIDALAASIAAHGLLQNLSVVRADGDRYAVVAGSRRLAALRLLIKQGRLARDFTAPCTIIEPELSAEASLAENVQRVAMNAMDEMEAFARLVDDAMSVEAIAERFGASVRHVEQRLALGRLSPKIRAAYRKGDLTLDVARAFCLTDDHGAQERLFKQAPKPITHAPSIRNALSGGRAPATDRLARFVGLETYEAAGGRIVRDLFEDGIAFLEDGELLQRLAAERIEEMRESLAAEGWAWVEAQLLHGQIEGCANERVRPRTRALTQEESEAVANLEAEVETLDNQLEADADNEALWTVRDAAEAQLDALQQSHQDWDKAEMAHAGAVVTIDRNGEPIITRGLIKRGDLKAIRKLRAVESDAAPDACDSSLEALTRTPTLPKSLVEGLTAARTRALRAELAGRPHIALAFSVLAFIRRSAARADVPGLGVAISPVGFDDDDRFQQARTEAATAYADADLGRLASEPAEKLIELLALFMAETIDVTHDGASPSADRTQATADELAAVLDLDMGRHWEASSTFWEKAPKAYTLEALSTAPAMAKLSERARKPKIAAFTKMKRTDLARVALRQLKDWLPDVLITPPRAGALVVTSAGQKALAEADAA
- a CDS encoding transcriptional regulator of AsnC family, with protein sequence MTGRRSHTPPLYAPNGARLDDVDLELLRRLKADARIQNQTLARALGLSPSGCLKRVRRLEDAGAIKAYVAIAEESMFASWSMLWVSIKLRRRAHKRRDVFEAALRATPEVTEAHSVAGRFDYILKTALPSVSAWDALRERLDPENGFIKSVDVAPGLRTAKEKSPHPLLCLREPT
- a CDS encoding conjugal transfer protein traG — its product is MLGSALIALTGLWLATAFIADVFSHQRALGAPLLMFGGTPVYAPWAVLAWTSAYAEAFPKPFSVARLIVFGAFVLTLIPIVAAARGKLGVKPFGAKAWGAADDAKAAGLLADTGAVLGKFGREILCFDGPEHQLLIGASRSGKGRGQVVPTLLAWPHSALVLDVKGELADGDARHRFPGTAGFRESLGPVMRLAPTRLDSTSFNPLYEVRKGPNEVRDVQNIVEILVDPQGDGRHQDFWDRSAKTILVGVILHVLYAEPPERKTLAVVREKLRDLDATAQVMKSTLHRLNAATNQPEVHPEVLHAAESFLAGEERLQSGVKATAESFFGLFADEIVARNTATSDFRIGDLMCGPKPVTLYLQPPPSDAQRLMPFLRLVINQFARALMEHQEKDAQGRPKRHRLILVLDEFPMLGRMPFFETMMGAMAGYGLKAFLVTQSLNHLTKAYGRENVILDNVHIVTAFSAADNDTAKRIAEMAGEVWELRESETHTRPRSMLGWRKGSTTVREERRPLLLPADVRSLPRDEELIFVSGAKPIRAKKLKFDQEGVFAERLRPASGERPKLTTTHDWAQVRALGTIPQVVKPPKAKPAMSQPLAGQPDLFAHAATRPTKISDAAMSGFRAADGTALAHPASASAPPPAAIDAPPAETPRRRRQAKGI
- a CDS encoding conjugative transfer protein TrbB; translated protein: MSTGAIPLVTARRRSALARALGPAIAEALDAADVVEALINADGRLWLDRIGAGLVATPHTLSPQDREAAIRLLAHEAGEIVGEAHPSLQTILPDSAARVQALLPPLVDAPVLAIRKRPRAVYTLTEYVDGGIATPAQAEMLSAAVAAKRNIIVAGGTGSGKTTLLNALLAEAPFLSSRVVILEDTAELQCGSPNAVQLLTKRTDPPITMRDLVQMTLRLRPDRIVVGEVRDGAALEVLKAWNTGHPGGLLTLHANSAADALMRLEDLCMEARATPPKRLIASAVDIIVFIARREGGRVITEILQADEVRGEGA
- a CDS encoding conjugative transfer protein TrbC, with protein sequence MKSIRLTRIATIAVAMLALAAPAYAAGSGMPWEGPLEQIVDSITGPVARAAAVIAIVIAGVTIIFSEGGGGVRKLAFVGLGIAIMFAAVSFFLDFFGFAGGAVI